Proteins encoded in a region of the Limanda limanda chromosome 17, fLimLim1.1, whole genome shotgun sequence genome:
- the gid4 gene encoding uncharacterized protein gid4 gives MTVSDSDSLALIMPVPLESRSSSEPAREASASLVPAAPINTRQPGVATSLLHSGSQFRGYQKSKGNSYDVEVVLQHVTVEDSYLCGYLKIKGLTEEYPTLTTFFAGEIISQKRPFLTRKWDADEDVDRKHWGKFPPFYKYAKSFNSDDFDYEALDNSDYVFMRWKEQFLVPDHTIKDISGASFAGFYYICFQKSTATIEGYYYHRSSEWYQSLILNHVQEHSVPIYEFRCGNVTQPFVTETYRCVASYETKDTKNKPFKVALDEKVDVLIKDKAGWWLVENEDKNMAWFPAPYLEKLEDEYDEDETDGTPERGTLCTAIKSYKATKDDELTVHIGTMVEVLQKSDNGWWLIRHNGKAGYIPSMYLQPYSHPHIHMAANHRDRRASSELPASSSSSSSSLMLEQSHQLSLSSGNLLQLPPVRSSTPRLLPPAVMPRSRSRSLGILSDPPCAQPAQSTSTTNVAPAKHFPPPTIMVQMAGGEEEERGSSLRAESVTSFGSSSSEFSCSDDLSSSSASSSFFNLSQSATGDWLRQSRTPPPGKSNGLSPTYGTEGKMLPSVSDPNIYKGSSTPKVPPRPQPREILTRCTTITRKNAGRGLPPTHTEILSQ, from the exons ATGACGGTTTCGGACAGCGACTCTCTTGCGCTCATCATGCCTGTCCCCTTGGAGAGCCGCAGCTCCAGCGAGCCGGCCCGCGAAGCCTCGGCCTCGCTTGTCCCCGCCGCCCCGATCAACACCCGCCAGCCGGGGGTGGCCACCTCGCTGCTGCACAGCGGCTCGCAGTTCCGGGGCTACCAGAAGAGCAAAGGCAACTCCTACGACGTGGAGGTCGTCCTGCAG CATGTGACCGTGGAAGACTCGTATTTGTGTGGCTACCTGAAGATAAAGGGTCTAACTGAG GAGTATCCCACCCTCACAACATTTTTTGCTGGAGAAATTATCAGTCAAAAGAGGCCTTTTTTAACCAGGAAGTGGGACGCAGACGAGGATGTGGACAGAAAGCACTGG GGCAAGTTTCCACCTTTTTACAAATATGCCAAAAGCTTCAACTCGGACGACTTTGACTATGAAGCACTGGACAACAGTGATTATGTCTTCATGAGGTGGAAA GAGCAGTTTCTGGTTCCGGACCACACTATCAAAGACATCAGCGGTGCCTCCTTCGCAGGCTTCTACTACATCTGCTTTCAGAAGTCCACAGCTACTATCGAGGGCTACTATTACCATAGGAGCTCTGAATG GTACCAGTCTCTTATCTTAAACCATGTTCAAGAGCACAGCGTGCCCATTTATGAATTTCGGT GCGGCAACGTGACCCAGCCGTTTGTCACGGAGACGTACAGATGTGTGGCCTCATACGAGACCAAGGACACCAAGAACAAACCTTTCAAAGTGGCCCTGGATGAAAAAGTGGACGTACTGATAAAGGATAAAGCAG GCTGGTGGCTCGTGGAGAACGAGGACAAAAACATGGCCTGGTTCCCTGCCCCCTacctggagaagctggaggatgaGTACGATGAAGATGAAACCGATGGGACTCCTGAAAGAG GAACGCTGTGCACTGCGATCAAGAGCTACAAGGCCACTAAAGACGATGAGCTGACTGTGCACATCGGTACAATGGTGGAGGTCCTGCAGAAGTCTGACAACGGCTGGTGGCTCATCAG ACACAATGGTAAAGCAGGTTACATCCCCTCCATGTACCTGCAGCCCTACAGCCACCCTCACATCCACATGGCAGCCAACCATCGAGACCGCCGCGCCTCCTCTGAGCtaccggcctcctcctcctcctcctcctcctccttgatGCTGGAACAGTCCCACCAGCTCAGCCTCTCTTCAGGAAACCTTCTGCAGCTTCCACCCGTCAGGTCCTCAACCCCCCGTCTGCTCCCACCAGCCGTGATGCCGAGGTCTCGGTCTCGCTCTCTCGGCATCCTGTCTGACCCACCTTGTGCTCAGCCAGCCCAGAGTACCTCTACCACCAACGTTGCCCCTGCAAAACACTTTCCTCCGCCCACCATCATGGTGCAAATGGccggaggggaggaggaggagcgtgGCAGCAGCCTGAGAGCAGAGAGCGTGACGAGCTttgggagcagcagcagcgaatTCAGCTGCAGCGACGACCTCAGTTCCTCCTCAGCAAGCTCGTCCTTCTTCAACCTGAGCCAGAGCGCCACTGGTGATTGGCTGCGCCAGAGCCGTACGCCTCCACCCGGGAAGAGCAACGGCCTCAGCCCAACGTACGGCACTGAGGGGAAAATGCTCCCCAGCGTCTCTGATCCCAACATTTACAAGGGGAGCTCCACGCCCAAGGTGCCGCCCAGGCCGCAGCCTCGGGAGATCCTCACCCGCTGCACCACCATCACCCGCAAGAACGCCGGCCGAGGCctgccacccacacacactgagatccTGAGCCAGTGA